A part of Aegilops tauschii subsp. strangulata cultivar AL8/78 chromosome 2, Aet v6.0, whole genome shotgun sequence genomic DNA contains:
- the LOC109782539 gene encoding uncharacterized protein — translation MVKTFALASLFFTGGRVDATAGSLSSPPSISAASSRSMAASWQWPSCAQARTASFDGRSSVEAEAAASSARRDCCRTTRLITNPAYCDDDTADSSFVSATASSSASTAAPEPELSRAREAEEAVIRGVRASSRLFFEPEATKSIVMTSKPVADQAAFRGATALAIDSADPYGDFRRSMEEMVLSRGGGRGEDDWGWLEEMLGWYLRANGKKTHGLIVGAFVDLLVGLSAVNNKDGGRC, via the coding sequence atgGTCAAGACGTTCGCCCTCGCCTCCCTCTTCTTCACCGGCGGCCGTGTGGACGCCACCGCCGGGAGCCTGTCGTCTCCTCCGTCCATATCAGCTGCGTCCTCCCGCAGCATGGCCGCCTCGTGGCAATGGCCCTCCTGCGCGCAGGCCAGGACCGCGTCCTTCGACGGCCGCAGCAgcgtggaggcggaggcggcggcgtcgTCGGCGCGCCGGGACTGCTGCAGGACGACCCGCCTGATCACGAACCCGGCCTACTGCGACGACGACACGGCCGACAGCTCCTTCGTCTCCGCCACGGCCTCCTCCTCGGCTTCCACCGCGGCGCCAGAGCCGGAGCTCTCGCGGGCACGCGAGGCCGAGGAGGCGGTCATCCGCGGGGTCCGGGCGTCGAGCCGGCTCTTCTTCGAGCCCGAGGCGACGAAATCCATCGTGATGACGAGCAAGCCGGTGGCGGATCAGGCGGCGTTCCGCGGGGCGACGGCGCTGGCCATCGACTCGGCGGACCCGTACGGTGACTTCCGGCGGTCCATGGAGGAGATGGTACTgagccgcggcggcggcaggggcgaGGACGACTGGGGGTGGCTGGAGGAGATGCTGGGGTGGTACCTCCGCGCCAACGGCAAGAAGACCCATGGCCTCATCGTCGGCGCCTTCGTCGACCTGCTCGTCGGGCTCTCCGCAGTCAACAACAAGGACGGCGGCCGGTGCTAG